Proteins encoded by one window of Brevibacterium atlanticum:
- a CDS encoding SAF domain-containing protein, protein MELSKRIRRPKWTDARLLVGAMLVVLAVVATYLLVDSANSTTRVWASARALVPGEVLDPADLTVAEVNLADLGSRYLSAEAALPEGSSVRSVVAAGELLAASTVAPLSELKGRVVAIDVAGSVPSVVDAGSLVDVWSQPEQNGLDDDGTEPEQIVDSAPVAQITRDVGSFGVGDGARIEVFVGTADLPAVLAALDGRSVLSVVGAPSPTSDDSGQ, encoded by the coding sequence ATGGAGCTCTCGAAACGTATCCGCCGACCCAAATGGACCGATGCCAGGCTCCTCGTGGGTGCGATGCTCGTCGTTCTCGCCGTCGTCGCGACCTATCTGCTCGTCGATTCGGCCAATTCGACGACTCGGGTCTGGGCGAGTGCGCGGGCGCTCGTGCCCGGCGAGGTCCTCGATCCGGCGGACCTGACGGTGGCCGAGGTCAACCTCGCCGACCTCGGCAGCAGGTACCTGTCCGCCGAGGCGGCCCTGCCCGAGGGCTCGAGCGTCCGCAGCGTCGTTGCCGCCGGCGAGCTGCTCGCCGCTTCGACGGTCGCGCCGCTGTCCGAGCTCAAGGGTCGAGTGGTCGCGATCGACGTCGCCGGTTCGGTGCCGAGCGTCGTCGACGCCGGCAGCCTCGTCGACGTCTGGTCGCAGCCCGAACAGAACGGGCTCGATGACGATGGGACCGAACCCGAGCAGATCGTCGACTCCGCACCCGTCGCCCAGATCACTCGCGACGTCGGCAGCTTCGGCGTCGGCGACGGAGCGCGGATCGAAGTCTTCGTCGGCACCGCAGACCTCCCCGCCGTGCTTGCCGCACTCGACGGACGCAGCGTGCTGTCCGTCGTCGGCGCGCCCTCGCCGACCTCGGACGACAGCGGGCAGTGA
- a CDS encoding Rv3235 family protein, whose translation MTAPLTLTRPQAQTAPLHTRTPLRTSAPADPDGADADDRQRIAATATSLAVACLEILSGVRRCETISRWVDPELLARLDQRAQLRAEVAPARAPAEVTSPRVIQPGTAHVCRVSPAVAEVTVIVRTPNRCRAVAVRLELLTARWMMTALQTM comes from the coding sequence ATGACCGCCCCGCTCACTCTCACCAGACCGCAAGCGCAGACCGCACCTCTGCACACCCGCACACCGCTTCGGACGTCGGCGCCCGCCGATCCCGACGGTGCTGATGCCGACGACAGGCAGCGAATCGCGGCCACGGCCACCTCGTTGGCGGTCGCGTGCCTCGAGATCCTCTCCGGGGTACGACGCTGCGAGACGATCTCTCGCTGGGTGGACCCGGAGCTGTTGGCCCGGCTCGATCAGCGGGCCCAGCTGCGCGCCGAGGTCGCCCCGGCACGGGCGCCCGCAGAGGTGACGTCGCCGCGGGTGATCCAGCCCGGAACCGCGCACGTCTGTCGGGTCAGCCCCGCCGTCGCGGAGGTCACGGTCATCGTGCGCACCCCGAACCGCTGTCGGGCGGTGGCTGTTCGACTCGAACTGCTCACCGCCCGATGGATGATGACGGCTCTCCAGACGATGTGA
- a CDS encoding LysM peptidoglycan-binding domain-containing protein — protein MYRLIACAVCWLVLLGSFVTAWDRIPRPWTATDLVVLAVIGATAVAFARLGLVSVAALLLRILPSGRIRTLLAGVVVHAMPRLLTSSVLAVASTAVVVQAADAAPGVSMSFVDSPHPTGAEAVATSPVDPGWPTIGDSPSSPNSPDSSSQRPADESADDGLHDPGWPDDSPEQAREHVHEVDDGESLWSIAEGIADDATDVPELVQDIYTANRDTIGPDPSLIIAGQRLEIQQ, from the coding sequence ATGTATCGTCTTATCGCATGTGCCGTCTGCTGGCTGGTTCTGCTCGGTTCCTTCGTCACGGCGTGGGACCGAATCCCCCGGCCATGGACCGCGACCGACCTCGTCGTCCTCGCCGTCATCGGTGCGACGGCCGTTGCTTTCGCCCGACTCGGCCTCGTCTCCGTCGCCGCACTGCTGCTGCGGATTCTCCCCTCCGGTCGCATCCGAACACTGCTGGCCGGGGTCGTCGTCCATGCGATGCCGCGCCTTCTGACGTCGAGCGTTCTCGCCGTCGCCTCGACCGCCGTCGTGGTGCAGGCAGCCGACGCGGCGCCTGGGGTGAGCATGTCGTTCGTTGATTCCCCGCACCCGACGGGCGCCGAGGCGGTGGCCACATCTCCCGTCGACCCCGGCTGGCCGACCATCGGAGACAGCCCTTCGTCGCCGAACTCCCCCGACTCCTCGTCGCAGCGGCCGGCCGACGAGTCAGCCGATGACGGACTGCACGACCCGGGATGGCCGGACGATTCCCCCGAACAGGCACGAGAGCACGTCCATGAGGTCGACGACGGTGAGAGTCTGTGGTCGATCGCTGAGGGGATCGCCGACGACGCCACCGACGTCCCCGAACTCGTGCAGGACATCTACACAGCGAACCGCGACACGATCGGGCCGGATCCGAGCCTCATCATCGCCGGACAGAGACTGGAGATTCAGCAATGA
- a CDS encoding helix-turn-helix domain-containing protein — MVVENRFLPLTDVAELLNVSIAQARALVRSGDLRAIKVGGRGQWRVEKSEIEAYIQRMYERTEYQIKTGSIED; from the coding sequence ATGGTCGTCGAAAACCGCTTCCTGCCACTGACCGATGTGGCCGAACTGCTCAATGTCTCCATCGCTCAGGCCCGGGCATTGGTCCGCTCGGGCGACCTCCGCGCGATCAAGGTCGGCGGCCGCGGACAGTGGCGCGTCGAGAAGTCCGAGATCGAGGCGTACATCCAGCGCATGTACGAACGCACCGAATATCAGATCAAGACCGGTTCGATCGAGGACTGA
- a CDS encoding DUF6912 family protein codes for MAIRCYIPTTLTALRSRLTDVRAVAPDQAGRGLRGEEAESAEFDALCIAAALAADAALEPAGKTDTALTGFGPRVVVAYDAPDASPREPLTEGFELLALAEVEMDAVASFHLDEVEIWDEAVSLARESGATAAEDHLGDSDLLWYDATELDQLLCERG; via the coding sequence ATGGCCATCCGCTGCTATATCCCGACCACTCTGACCGCGCTGCGTTCGAGGCTGACCGACGTCCGGGCGGTCGCCCCCGACCAGGCGGGCCGCGGGCTGCGCGGCGAAGAGGCCGAATCCGCCGAGTTCGATGCGCTGTGCATCGCCGCCGCGCTTGCGGCCGATGCGGCTCTCGAACCCGCTGGGAAGACGGACACTGCGCTGACCGGATTCGGGCCCCGCGTCGTCGTCGCCTACGACGCTCCGGATGCGAGCCCGCGCGAACCGCTGACCGAGGGCTTCGAACTCCTCGCACTCGCCGAGGTCGAGATGGACGCGGTGGCGAGCTTCCACCTCGACGAGGTGGAGATCTGGGATGAAGCCGTGTCGCTCGCCCGGGAATCAGGGGCGACGGCTGCCGAGGACCACCTCGGCGACTCGGATCTGCTCTGGTACGACGCCACTGAGCTCGATCAGCTGCTGTGCGAACGCGGCTGA
- the secA gene encoding preprotein translocase subunit SecA — translation MANFLEKLLRTGEGRTLKKLRRYTEAINQLSDEFSEMSDTELREETGRFKERYKDGESLDSLLPEAFAAVREASSRTLGLRHFDVQLMGGAALHLGNIAEMKTGEGKTLVATAPAYLNALTGDPVHIITVNDYLATYQSELMGRVFRFLGMETGCIQANMPSDQRRKQYAADITYGTNNEFGFDYLRDNMAWSAEELVQRGHAFAIVDEVDSILIDEARTPLIISGPAEGDANRWYDEFAKVVKRLKTDRDYEVDEKKRTVGVLEPGIERVEDYLGIGNLYDAENTPLISFLNNAIRAKELFKKDKDYVVLDGEVLIVDEHTGRVLKGRRYNEGLHQAIEAKENVKVQAENQTLATITLQNFFRLYEKLSGMTGTAETEAAEFMSTYKLGVVPIPTNKPMQRVDQSDFVYKNEVAKFAAVVDDIVERHETGQPVLVGTTSVEKSEYLSKHLAKRGVRHEVLNAKNHAREASIVAMAGRKSAVTVATNMAGRGTDIMLGGNAEFLAVAEMEKRGLDPVENEEQYEAEWQDVLKAAEDKVKAEAEEVVELGGLYVLGTERHESRRIDNQLRGRSGRQGDPGESRFYLSLTDDLMRLFGSGAAERIMATANVPDDVPLESKMVSRAILSAQSQIEQRNAEQRKNVLKYDDVLNRQRTVIYDERRRVLDGADLEEQVAGFREEVIDAYVAQATTGPVEDWQIDELFEALGKIYEPSITSEDLAEEVGGLGNLSKNQLNREIQSDLELFYAQREEELGAEATRELERRVVLSVIDKRWREHLYEMDYLKNGIGLRAMAQRDPLVEYQREGFEMFTTMQDGIKEDVVRLTNTLKVQVSTSAAESGDDSEVEVDAAELRHTTPKMQLSAPSEDGSSSISESEDDDEPAPANRAERRAKKKAKS, via the coding sequence GTGGCTAATTTCCTCGAGAAGCTTCTGCGCACAGGTGAAGGCAGAACTCTGAAGAAGCTTCGCCGATACACCGAAGCCATCAACCAGCTGTCCGATGAGTTCAGTGAGATGTCGGATACCGAGCTGCGCGAGGAAACCGGGCGGTTCAAGGAACGCTACAAGGACGGCGAGTCGCTCGACTCTCTGCTGCCCGAAGCCTTCGCCGCCGTTCGCGAGGCCTCGAGCCGCACTCTGGGACTGCGCCATTTCGACGTGCAGCTCATGGGTGGTGCCGCTCTGCACCTGGGCAACATCGCAGAGATGAAGACCGGTGAGGGCAAGACCCTCGTCGCCACGGCCCCGGCCTATCTCAACGCCCTGACCGGGGACCCGGTCCACATCATCACGGTCAACGACTACCTGGCCACCTATCAGTCCGAGCTGATGGGACGTGTCTTCCGCTTCCTCGGCATGGAGACCGGCTGCATCCAAGCGAACATGCCCTCGGATCAGCGGCGGAAGCAGTATGCCGCAGATATCACCTATGGCACGAACAACGAATTCGGCTTCGACTACCTGCGTGACAACATGGCGTGGTCGGCCGAGGAGCTCGTCCAGCGCGGCCACGCTTTCGCCATCGTCGATGAGGTCGACTCGATCCTCATCGATGAGGCACGCACCCCGCTCATCATCTCCGGCCCCGCCGAAGGCGATGCGAACCGTTGGTACGACGAATTCGCGAAGGTCGTCAAGCGGCTCAAGACCGATCGCGACTACGAGGTCGATGAGAAGAAGCGCACCGTCGGCGTCCTCGAGCCCGGCATCGAACGTGTCGAGGACTACCTGGGCATCGGCAACCTCTATGATGCCGAGAACACTCCGCTCATCAGCTTCCTCAACAACGCCATTCGCGCCAAGGAGCTGTTCAAGAAGGACAAGGACTACGTCGTTCTCGACGGAGAGGTCCTCATCGTCGACGAACACACCGGTCGTGTGCTCAAGGGCCGCCGATACAACGAAGGCCTCCACCAGGCGATCGAGGCCAAGGAGAACGTCAAGGTCCAGGCCGAGAACCAGACCCTGGCCACGATCACGCTCCAGAACTTCTTCCGCCTCTACGAGAAGCTGTCGGGTATGACCGGTACGGCCGAGACCGAGGCCGCAGAGTTCATGTCCACCTACAAGCTCGGCGTGGTGCCGATTCCGACGAACAAGCCGATGCAGCGAGTCGACCAGTCGGACTTCGTGTACAAGAACGAGGTCGCGAAGTTCGCTGCCGTCGTCGACGACATCGTCGAACGTCACGAGACCGGTCAGCCCGTCCTCGTCGGCACCACCAGCGTCGAGAAGAGCGAATACCTCTCCAAGCATCTGGCCAAGCGCGGCGTCAGGCACGAGGTCCTCAACGCGAAGAACCATGCTCGCGAAGCCTCGATCGTGGCGATGGCAGGCCGCAAGAGCGCGGTCACAGTGGCCACGAACATGGCCGGTCGCGGTACCGACATCATGCTCGGCGGCAATGCCGAGTTCCTCGCGGTCGCCGAGATGGAGAAGCGCGGACTCGACCCGGTCGAGAATGAAGAGCAGTACGAGGCCGAATGGCAGGATGTGCTCAAGGCCGCCGAGGACAAGGTCAAGGCAGAGGCTGAAGAGGTCGTCGAACTCGGCGGGCTCTACGTGCTCGGCACCGAGCGTCACGAATCGCGTCGCATCGACAACCAGCTGCGCGGTCGTTCCGGCCGTCAGGGCGATCCGGGTGAGTCCCGCTTCTACCTGTCGCTGACCGATGACCTCATGCGGCTGTTCGGCTCGGGAGCGGCCGAGCGGATCATGGCGACCGCGAACGTGCCCGACGATGTTCCGTTGGAATCGAAGATGGTCTCCCGCGCGATCCTCTCAGCGCAGTCCCAGATCGAACAGCGCAACGCCGAGCAGCGCAAGAACGTCCTCAAATACGACGACGTCCTCAATCGTCAGCGCACCGTCATCTACGACGAACGCCGTCGTGTCCTCGACGGAGCCGACCTCGAGGAGCAGGTGGCAGGCTTCCGCGAGGAGGTCATCGACGCCTACGTCGCTCAGGCCACGACCGGCCCGGTCGAGGACTGGCAGATCGACGAGCTCTTCGAAGCCCTCGGCAAGATCTACGAACCCTCGATCACCTCCGAGGACCTCGCCGAGGAAGTCGGCGGCCTGGGAAATCTGTCGAAGAACCAGCTCAATCGGGAGATCCAGTCGGACCTCGAACTCTTCTACGCTCAGCGAGAGGAGGAACTCGGAGCGGAGGCCACCCGCGAACTCGAACGTCGCGTGGTGCTCTCCGTCATCGACAAGCGCTGGCGTGAGCATCTCTATGAGATGGACTACCTCAAGAACGGCATCGGTCTGCGGGCGATGGCCCAGCGCGACCCGCTGGTGGAATACCAGCGGGAGGGCTTCGAAATGTTCACCACGATGCAGGACGGCATCAAAGAGGACGTCGTGCGCCTGACGAACACACTCAAGGTGCAGGTGAGCACGAGCGCGGCCGAGTCCGGCGATGACTCCGAGGTCGAGGTGGACGCCGCAGAGCTGCGTCATACGACCCCGAAGATGCAGCTGTCGGCCCCGTCGGAGGACGGCTCTTCGTCGATTTCGGAATCCGAGGACGATGACGAACCGGCTCCGGCCAATCGCGCCGAGCGCCGCGCGAAGAAGAAGGCGAAGAGCTGA
- a CDS encoding AAA family ATPase, whose translation MTQVLLAVDFEFDPILFELLSDIDDVTIVARPADEVELLAHCRTGDADVVIIGRYFPGLDAEVVAAITATGAKVLGFGNDAEALTGLGIGSSVRTDADAVALAAALEDVRDSTIVPPRPAVPPGPAGGQGTIVTVWGTGSSPGRTLLAVNLADQASRQGQKSVIVDADTVSGMVAATLGLTEESSHLASLCRSFSEQPPRLDPDSVPHAVIRDGFHVITGLTRPERWPEIRASVLDTVLRRLAKIYDLVIVDVSDRIDPDDDLADPFYDRHCATRAALDTADIVLVVAAGEPIGLQRLVKLLDTQRAESMREKMRLVITKQRSSAVGSPAETRIREVLDRFVRVVPDFVLSDDRATADAAMLAGKTLHEQNPRSVLAAEIAEVAESLVPSRKRARRSRRVRHGSREV comes from the coding sequence ATGACGCAGGTCCTGCTGGCCGTCGACTTCGAGTTCGATCCCATCCTCTTCGAGCTTCTCAGCGACATCGACGACGTCACCATCGTGGCCCGTCCCGCCGACGAGGTGGAGCTGCTCGCCCACTGCCGCACAGGAGACGCCGACGTCGTCATCATCGGCCGCTACTTTCCCGGGCTCGACGCCGAGGTGGTCGCTGCGATCACAGCCACCGGAGCGAAGGTGCTCGGCTTCGGCAACGACGCCGAGGCGCTCACCGGACTGGGCATCGGCTCCTCGGTGCGGACCGATGCGGATGCCGTCGCGTTGGCGGCTGCCCTCGAGGACGTCCGGGACTCCACCATCGTTCCGCCCAGGCCGGCTGTGCCGCCGGGGCCCGCGGGCGGGCAGGGGACGATCGTCACTGTGTGGGGGACCGGTTCGTCTCCGGGGCGGACGCTCCTCGCGGTCAACCTCGCCGACCAGGCGTCGCGACAGGGGCAGAAGAGCGTGATCGTCGATGCCGACACCGTCTCGGGGATGGTGGCTGCGACGCTCGGGCTGACCGAGGAGTCCTCGCATCTGGCAAGCCTGTGCCGCTCCTTCAGTGAGCAGCCGCCCCGGCTCGATCCGGACTCGGTGCCGCATGCTGTCATCCGAGACGGTTTCCACGTCATCACCGGGCTGACGCGGCCGGAGCGCTGGCCGGAGATCCGTGCTTCCGTACTCGACACGGTGCTCCGACGGCTCGCGAAGATCTACGACCTCGTCATCGTCGACGTCAGCGACCGCATCGACCCCGATGACGACCTCGCCGATCCGTTCTACGATCGACACTGCGCGACGCGGGCGGCTCTCGACACCGCCGACATCGTCCTCGTGGTTGCCGCCGGTGAGCCGATCGGACTGCAGCGTCTGGTGAAGCTGTTGGACACTCAGCGGGCAGAATCCATGCGGGAGAAGATGCGTCTGGTGATCACAAAGCAACGCTCCAGCGCGGTCGGTTCGCCGGCCGAGACCCGGATCCGGGAGGTCCTCGATCGATTCGTCCGCGTGGTGCCCGACTTCGTGCTCAGCGACGACCGTGCGACCGCGGATGCGGCGATGCTGGCCGGGAAGACCCTGCACGAGCAGAATCCCCGTTCGGTGCTCGCGGCCGAAATCGCCGAGGTGGCCGAATCCCTCGTACCGAGTCGCAAGCGCGCCCGCCGGTCCCGTCGGGTTCGGCACGGTTCCCGAGAGGTCTAG
- a CDS encoding winged helix-turn-helix domain-containing protein, which produces MQKMTSAAARRTAIAATGLDRPRPDTVTARHLKSVFATMGLAQIDSVARVVRSHYLPFFSRLGPYPRETLDRLLYSSPRMGIEYWAHAAAFVPPQTWKHFERTRTEWWRNDYGQRHPETGEGFRDLQASVLEVLAEGPKSARGVADLVDHDLPERHRGHWGWNPSQVKIALEALFAGGIVSSSGRNDHFERIYALPRDVSAELPEIPLSYGTGEQPQLGLDPAAARRRGVSGTDNDVLELTRIAARALGIARPDDLADYFRQLRAPTDEAIAELLSTGELREVEVAGTPALRWHEARTPRSVSARALLAPFDPLVFYRPRLEWLFDFHYRIEIYTPADRRVHGYYVTPFLLGDRLVGRVDLHRDRRSGILRAHRVTWEPGEEHTEDLVAELCEMAKWLGLGAVELEGTHLPLS; this is translated from the coding sequence ATGCAGAAGATGACCTCGGCGGCAGCACGCCGAACCGCGATCGCCGCCACGGGTCTCGACCGGCCTCGTCCTGACACCGTCACCGCCCGTCACCTCAAGTCCGTCTTCGCGACTATGGGCTTGGCCCAGATCGACTCGGTCGCGAGGGTGGTCCGGTCTCACTATCTGCCGTTCTTCTCCCGCCTGGGCCCCTACCCACGCGAGACGCTCGACCGTCTCCTCTACTCCTCGCCGCGAATGGGCATCGAGTACTGGGCACATGCGGCGGCTTTCGTCCCGCCGCAGACCTGGAAGCACTTCGAACGCACCCGCACCGAATGGTGGCGCAACGACTACGGTCAGCGTCATCCGGAGACAGGGGAGGGCTTCCGGGATCTGCAGGCCTCGGTGCTCGAGGTCCTCGCCGAGGGACCGAAATCGGCGCGCGGTGTAGCCGATCTCGTCGACCACGACCTGCCCGAACGCCATCGCGGGCACTGGGGGTGGAATCCCAGCCAGGTCAAGATCGCTCTCGAAGCCCTGTTCGCCGGCGGCATCGTCAGCAGCTCGGGGAGAAACGATCACTTCGAACGCATCTACGCTCTGCCCAGGGACGTCAGTGCGGAACTGCCGGAGATCCCCCTGTCCTACGGCACCGGCGAGCAGCCACAACTCGGTCTCGATCCGGCGGCGGCACGGCGCCGCGGGGTCTCCGGCACGGACAACGATGTCCTCGAACTCACCCGCATCGCCGCTCGTGCCCTGGGCATTGCTCGTCCCGATGACTTGGCGGACTACTTCCGACAGCTGCGCGCTCCCACGGATGAGGCCATCGCCGAACTGCTGTCGACCGGAGAGCTGCGCGAGGTCGAGGTCGCCGGCACCCCGGCCCTGCGGTGGCACGAAGCACGCACCCCGCGCAGCGTTTCGGCACGTGCCCTCCTGGCGCCGTTCGACCCGCTCGTCTTCTACCGTCCGCGCCTCGAATGGCTCTTCGACTTCCACTATCGGATCGAGATCTACACACCGGCGGACCGCCGGGTGCACGGTTACTACGTCACCCCGTTCCTCCTCGGCGATCGGCTCGTCGGCCGGGTCGACCTTCACCGGGATCGGAGGTCAGGCATCCTGCGCGCCCACCGGGTGACGTGGGAACCGGGGGAGGAGCACACCGAGGACCTCGTCGCCGAGCTGTGCGAGATGGCGAAGTGGCTGGGACTGGGCGCCGTGGAGCTCGAAGGCACTCACCTGCCATTAAGCTAG
- a CDS encoding DUF2505 family protein, with amino-acid sequence MRTLTLNHDYAEDLTTFLAKLADVAVWEKLGSEASAEHIDPDTEMTVRTPMPKAELPSALASRLPSETELVEVYMIPGDVLGTDAEVRMTARAAGVPVEIDAVLELHEVASATKLTAHAEISSSIPMFGAMIEQAVVPILQKRLSDRLQRFETV; translated from the coding sequence ATGCGAACTCTGACCCTCAATCATGACTATGCGGAAGATCTGACGACTTTTCTGGCCAAACTCGCCGATGTCGCGGTCTGGGAGAAGCTCGGTTCCGAGGCCAGTGCCGAACACATCGACCCCGACACAGAGATGACCGTGCGGACGCCGATGCCCAAGGCCGAACTGCCCTCTGCGCTGGCGTCGCGGCTGCCGTCGGAGACCGAGCTCGTCGAGGTCTACATGATTCCCGGGGACGTCCTCGGCACCGATGCCGAGGTCCGCATGACCGCGCGTGCCGCCGGTGTGCCCGTGGAGATCGATGCGGTCCTCGAACTCCACGAGGTGGCTTCAGCGACGAAGCTCACCGCTCATGCCGAGATCAGCTCGTCGATCCCGATGTTCGGGGCGATGATCGAACAGGCAGTCGTGCCGATCCTGCAGAAGCGGCTGAGCGATCGGCTTCAGCGCTTCGAAACGGTCTGA
- the hpf gene encoding ribosome hibernation-promoting factor, HPF/YfiA family, with the protein MDIVVNGRQLTISDSFRAHIEDKIAKVEQLAPRAQRVEVHVTHEKNTRQPETSERVELTVVAKGPAIRAEAMASDKYAALDLAWAKLVERLRRARDRHKVPRSGHHRKESTAEVLAKMPVAEPLDPGQEAESAVSANENADKTNGRIKAEGDSPVVLREKTFAASPIGIEEALNRMELVGHDFYLFIDEESSKPSVVYRRKGWSYGVIALDHDLEEAID; encoded by the coding sequence ATGGACATTGTTGTCAACGGCCGTCAACTGACCATCTCCGACAGCTTTCGAGCCCACATCGAGGACAAGATCGCGAAGGTCGAACAACTTGCTCCTCGGGCTCAGCGTGTCGAGGTGCACGTCACCCACGAAAAGAACACCCGTCAGCCGGAGACGAGCGAGCGGGTCGAACTCACGGTAGTGGCGAAGGGACCGGCGATCCGGGCAGAGGCCATGGCAAGCGACAAATATGCGGCACTCGATCTGGCTTGGGCGAAGCTGGTCGAACGCCTCAGGCGGGCTCGTGATCGGCACAAGGTCCCGCGTTCGGGGCATCACCGGAAGGAATCCACCGCCGAGGTGCTGGCGAAGATGCCGGTGGCCGAACCGCTGGATCCCGGCCAAGAAGCCGAGTCCGCAGTGTCTGCGAACGAGAACGCTGACAAGACCAATGGGCGGATCAAGGCCGAAGGCGACTCACCCGTGGTGCTGCGAGAGAAGACGTTCGCCGCTTCACCCATCGGCATCGAAGAGGCGCTCAACCGGATGGAGCTCGTCGGTCACGACTTCTACCTGTTCATCGACGAGGAATCGAGCAAACCCTCCGTCGTCTACCGCCGCAAGGGCTGGAGCTACGGCGTGATCGCCCTCGACCACGACCTCGAGGAAGCCATCGACTGA